A section of the Candidatus Micrarchaeia archaeon genome encodes:
- the albA gene encoding DNA-binding protein Alba, translating into MTEERKEDNIVYIGKKNIMGYVLAVVTQFNNGANSVEIKARGKTISKAVDVAEIVRNRFMPDVHVEKIEIKTEELTSEDGSKSKVSAIEIKLKR; encoded by the coding sequence ATGACAGAAGAAAGAAAAGAAGACAATATTGTGTATATAGGAAAAAAGAACATCATGGGTTATGTCCTAGCAGTAGTAACCCAATTTAATAACGGAGCAAATTCAGTAGAAATAAAAGCTAGAGGAAAAACAATATCAAAAGCAGTTGATGTAGCAGAAATCGTAAGAAATAGATTTATGCCAGACGTACATGTAGAAAAAATAGAGATTAAAACAGAAGAATTAACTTCTGAAGATGGCTCAAAATCAAAAGTTTC